A stretch of the Staphylococcus sp. NRL 16/872 genome encodes the following:
- a CDS encoding acetyl-CoA carboxylase biotin carboxylase subunit: protein MYRCLVANRGEIAVRIIRACREMGIETVAIYAKGDEKSLHVSLADQAVCIGEANPLDSYLNIERIIGAAEITGANAIHPGYGFLSESTTFAEKVEENDIYFIGPNKTTMEMMGDKITARQTVDSAGVPVIPGSSGAVNSIEEVKELAKEIGFPVVLKAASGGGGKGIRIVKEPEQLEKSLKEAKSEGQKYFNDDRVYVEAFIPVAKHVEVQIIGDGKENYVHLGERDCSVQRKNQKLIEESPCAALSEERRKQICEDAVKVAKASNYRSAGTIEFLVTEDAHYFIEMNARIQVEHTVTEMRADRDLLQAQLYLLQHGELPFTQEDIVFNGHVIEARINAENPEKKFQPTPGKVKKLHLPQGFNIRVDSLLYPGYQVSPYYDSLVAKVIVKDTNRENAIKKLKVALDEMVIDGFSTTADFLYAVLSYPLYADGDAREVDIKFLEKHQIIKGVEL, encoded by the coding sequence ATGTATCGTTGTTTAGTAGCAAACAGAGGAGAAATTGCGGTCCGCATCATTAGAGCGTGTCGTGAAATGGGCATAGAAACTGTTGCGATCTACGCTAAAGGGGACGAAAAAAGCTTACACGTTAGCCTTGCTGACCAAGCTGTTTGTATTGGAGAAGCTAACCCATTAGATAGTTATTTAAATATTGAACGTATTATTGGCGCTGCTGAAATTACTGGTGCTAATGCGATTCACCCGGGATATGGTTTCTTATCTGAAAGTACAACTTTTGCTGAAAAGGTTGAAGAAAATGATATCTATTTCATTGGTCCTAATAAAACAACAATGGAAATGATGGGTGATAAAATCACTGCTCGCCAAACTGTTGATTCTGCAGGCGTTCCTGTTATACCTGGTTCATCTGGTGCAGTTAATTCAATAGAAGAGGTAAAAGAATTAGCTAAAGAGATTGGTTTTCCAGTTGTATTAAAAGCTGCTAGTGGTGGTGGCGGTAAAGGTATTCGTATCGTTAAAGAACCTGAACAATTAGAAAAATCTTTAAAAGAAGCTAAAAGTGAAGGACAAAAATACTTTAATGATGATCGTGTATACGTTGAAGCATTCATCCCAGTAGCAAAACACGTGGAAGTTCAAATCATTGGTGACGGTAAAGAAAATTATGTTCACTTAGGTGAACGTGATTGTTCCGTTCAACGTAAAAACCAAAAATTAATCGAAGAATCACCTTGTGCAGCTTTATCAGAAGAGCGACGTAAACAAATTTGTGAAGATGCTGTTAAAGTAGCAAAAGCTTCTAATTATAGAAGTGCAGGTACAATTGAATTCTTAGTTACAGAAGATGCCCATTACTTCATAGAAATGAATGCGCGTATCCAAGTAGAACATACTGTAACTGAAATGCGTGCTGATAGAGATTTATTACAAGCACAACTTTACTTACTTCAACACGGTGAACTACCATTTACTCAAGAAGATATTGTGTTTAATGGACATGTCATTGAAGCACGTATTAACGCTGAAAATCCTGAAAAGAAATTCCAACCTACACCTGGTAAAGTTAAAAAATTACATTTACCACAAGGATTTAATATTCGCGTAGATTCATTATTATATCCTGGTTATCAAGTATCACCTTATTATGATTCTTTAGTAGCTAAAGTCATTGTGAAAGATACTAACCGTGAAAATGCAATTAAAAAATTAAAAGTAGCACTTGATGAAATGGTAATCGATGGCTTTTCAACAACAGCAGACTTTTTATATGCAGTATTAAGCTATCCATTATATGCTGATGGCGATGCGAGAGAAGTAGATATTAAATTCCTTGAAAAACATCAAATTATCAAAGGAGTTGAGCTTTAA
- the pxpA gene encoding 5-oxoprolinase subunit PxpA encodes MKIDLNCDLGEAFGNYSFGGDKDIIPLITSANVACGFHAGDENVMNDTVKIAKDNDVSIGAHPGLPDLKGFGRRNIDIAPQEVYNLMIYQLGALEGFCKAHGTRINHVKPHGALYNMGAKDKDIAHAIVQAVYDFDSSLILVGLSNSLLISEAESVGLKTASEVFADRRYEDNGQLVSRKEADAVITDTDEALDQVIKMVTENKVISKNGKEIDLKADTICVHGDGAHALDFVSQIRKKLTKEGIDIQSL; translated from the coding sequence ATGAAAATTGATTTGAATTGTGATTTAGGCGAAGCATTTGGTAATTATTCATTTGGCGGGGATAAAGATATAATTCCTTTAATCACATCTGCTAATGTTGCCTGTGGTTTCCATGCAGGTGATGAAAATGTGATGAATGATACTGTAAAAATTGCTAAAGACAATGACGTAAGTATTGGCGCACATCCTGGTTTACCAGATTTAAAAGGTTTCGGTCGTAGAAACATCGATATTGCGCCACAAGAAGTTTATAATTTAATGATTTATCAACTAGGTGCTTTAGAAGGCTTTTGTAAAGCACATGGTACGCGTATTAATCATGTTAAACCTCATGGCGCATTATATAATATGGGCGCTAAAGATAAAGACATTGCACATGCCATTGTGCAAGCTGTATATGACTTTGATTCATCATTAATTTTAGTAGGGTTATCTAATTCTTTATTAATTTCAGAAGCTGAGTCAGTTGGTCTTAAAACTGCTTCAGAGGTCTTTGCAGATAGACGTTATGAAGATAATGGTCAATTAGTTAGTCGTAAAGAAGCTGATGCAGTCATCACAGATACTGATGAAGCTTTAGATCAAGTGATTAAAATGGTTACTGAAAATAAAGTAATTAGTAAAAATGGGAAAGAAATTGATTTAAAAGCTGATACTATTTGCGTGCATGGTGATGGCGCCCACGCATTGGATTTTGTATCACAAATCAGAAAAAAATTGACGAAAGAAGGCATTGATATTCAATCCTTATAG
- a CDS encoding NRAMP family divalent metal transporter: MGENLKPKTNEKDFQFTKNHRRLLYGSVFLMATSAIGPAFLTQTAVFTAEFYASFAFAILISIIIDIGAQINIWRVLVVTGLRGQEVSNKVLPGLGTVISLLIAFGGLAFNIGNIAGAGLGLNAMFGLDIKWGAAITAIFSILIFVSKSGQKIMDVVSMILGVVMILVVAYVMVVSNPPYGEALVRTVAPEHPIKLILPIITLVGGTVGGYITFAGAHRLLDSGMKGQQFLPFVNRSAVAGILTTGIMRTLLFLAVLGVVVTGVTLSADNPPASVFEHAIGPIGKNIFGVVIFAAAMSSVIGSAYTSATFLKTLHKSMVNKNNLIVIIFIVLSTLIFLFIGKPVSLLIIAGAINGWILPITLGAILIASRKKSVVGDYKHPTWMLLFGILAVIVTIITGIFSLQDLATLWKG, from the coding sequence ATGGGAGAAAATTTAAAACCAAAAACTAACGAGAAAGATTTCCAATTCACGAAAAATCATAGACGTTTACTCTATGGTTCAGTCTTTTTAATGGCTACGTCAGCAATTGGACCAGCTTTCTTAACACAAACTGCTGTATTTACTGCAGAATTTTATGCTAGTTTTGCTTTTGCAATATTAATATCAATCATTATTGATATTGGCGCACAAATAAATATTTGGCGTGTACTTGTAGTAACTGGTTTACGAGGTCAAGAGGTTTCAAACAAAGTGTTACCTGGCTTAGGTACAGTAATTTCATTATTAATCGCTTTTGGGGGACTAGCGTTTAATATCGGTAATATTGCCGGTGCAGGCCTTGGTTTAAATGCAATGTTTGGCTTAGATATTAAATGGGGCGCTGCTATTACAGCGATTTTCTCAATTTTAATTTTCGTAAGTAAAAGTGGTCAAAAAATTATGGACGTTGTATCAATGATTCTAGGTGTTGTTATGATACTTGTAGTGGCATATGTCATGGTTGTATCTAACCCGCCATATGGAGAAGCATTGGTTCGTACAGTAGCACCAGAACATCCTATTAAATTGATTCTACCAATTATTACATTAGTTGGTGGTACAGTAGGTGGATACATCACATTCGCTGGAGCACATAGATTGCTTGATTCAGGTATGAAAGGTCAACAGTTTTTACCGTTTGTTAATCGCTCTGCTGTGGCAGGTATTTTAACGACTGGTATTATGAGAACTTTACTTTTCTTAGCAGTGTTAGGTGTTGTGGTAACTGGCGTCACACTAAGTGCAGACAATCCACCAGCATCAGTATTTGAACATGCAATTGGACCTATCGGTAAGAACATCTTTGGTGTTGTTATCTTTGCAGCAGCGATGTCATCTGTAATCGGTTCTGCATATACTAGTGCAACGTTCCTTAAAACATTACATAAATCAATGGTTAATAAAAATAACCTTATCGTTATTATTTTTATTGTTTTATCAACGTTAATCTTCTTGTTTATTGGTAAACCAGTAAGCCTATTGATTATTGCAGGAGCTATTAATGGTTGGATTTTACCTATCACATTAGGAGCTATCCTAATCGCAAGCCGTAAAAAATCAGTTGTTGGTGATTATAAACATCCAACATGGATGCTATTATTCGGTATTCTTGCGGTTATAGTAACGATTATCACTGGAATATTCTCATTACAAGATTTAGCCACGTTATGGAAAGGTTAA
- the mtnN gene encoding 5'-methylthioadenosine/S-adenosylhomocysteine nucleosidase: MIGIIGAMEEEVAILKDKLVEMSEITSAHVKFYRGKLNNKEVVLTQSGIGKVNAAISTTLLIEKFNPNIIINTGSAGALDESLAVGDILISNDVIYHDADATAFGYEYGQIPQMPAKFNTDSKLLKLTEQIVINQDLNAKVGSIVSGDSFIGSAEQRLAIKRQFPTAMAVEMEATAIAQTCYQFKVPFIVTRAVSDLANGEAEMSFEEFLGKAAQSSSKIVEKLVSEL; this comes from the coding sequence ATGATTGGAATTATTGGAGCTATGGAAGAAGAAGTAGCTATTTTAAAAGATAAATTAGTAGAAATGAGTGAAATCACTTCAGCTCATGTAAAATTCTATAGAGGAAAACTTAATAATAAAGAGGTCGTGCTAACTCAAAGTGGTATAGGTAAAGTGAACGCTGCTATTTCAACAACTTTATTAATTGAGAAGTTTAACCCTAACATTATCATTAATACAGGATCAGCTGGTGCTTTAGATGAAAGTTTAGCGGTAGGCGACATTTTAATAAGTAATGACGTTATTTATCACGATGCTGACGCGACTGCATTTGGTTATGAATATGGCCAAATTCCTCAAATGCCAGCTAAATTTAATACAGATTCAAAACTATTAAAATTAACTGAACAAATCGTTATTAATCAAGATTTAAATGCTAAAGTGGGATCAATTGTAAGTGGCGATAGTTTTATTGGTAGTGCTGAGCAACGTTTAGCTATTAAACGCCAATTTCCAACTGCAATGGCAGTAGAGATGGAAGCTACAGCAATCGCACAAACTTGTTACCAATTTAAAGTACCATTTATTGTTACACGTGCTGTTTCAGATTTAGCAAATGGAGAGGCTGAAATGTCTTTTGAAGAATTTTTAGGAAAGGCAGCTCAATCATCAAGTAAAATTGTTGAAAAGTTAGTATCTGAACTATAA
- a CDS encoding YqeG family HAD IIIA-type phosphatase, which yields MGLIKKYFMPNDYVKSVFEIDIEKLAKAGFKGIITDLDNTLVGWDVKSPTIEIKEWFKKANDLGITITIVSNNNEERVASFSKDLNVDFIFKARKPMGKAFKKAIKQMRIQPKEAIVIGDQMLTDVFGGNRNGLYTIMVVPVKRTDGFITKFNRIIERRLLNYFKNKGYIKWEEN from the coding sequence ATGGGTTTAATAAAAAAATATTTCATGCCGAATGATTACGTTAAATCTGTTTTTGAAATTGATATCGAAAAATTAGCAAAAGCAGGATTCAAAGGCATTATTACAGATTTAGATAATACATTAGTAGGATGGGACGTAAAATCTCCTACAATTGAAATTAAAGAATGGTTTAAAAAAGCCAATGACTTAGGTATTACTATTACTATAGTTTCAAATAATAATGAAGAACGTGTAGCAAGTTTTTCTAAGGACTTAAATGTGGACTTTATCTTTAAAGCACGTAAACCTATGGGTAAAGCATTTAAAAAAGCGATTAAACAAATGCGTATTCAACCTAAAGAAGCGATTGTTATTGGCGACCAAATGCTTACAGATGTTTTTGGTGGTAATCGCAATGGGTTGTATACTATTATGGTTGTTCCAGTAAAAAGAACAGATGGATTTATTACTAAATTTAATAGAATTATCGAACGACGTTTATTAAATTATTTTAAAAATAAAGGATACATTAAATGGGAGGAAAATTGA
- the yqeH gene encoding ribosome biogenesis GTPase YqeH, whose translation MDETLKCIGCGAPLQSEDKNAPGYVPEHNLFRDDVICQRCFRLKNYNEIQDVGMDSDDFLNLLNGLADRKGIIVNVVDIFDFEGSFINAIKRIVGNKKIILAANKLDLLPKQINKRRVKEWLKRIARKYGLEAEEVVLISAHKGWGIDDLLAAIDHHRDNSDVYIVGTTNVGKSTLINKLIEQSVGEKDVVTTSRFPGTTLDMIDIPLDERTFMYDTPGIIQAHQMTHYVTEKELKIVVPKNEIKQRVFQLNEGQTLFFGGLARIDYVSGGKRPLVCYFSNDLNIHRTKTEKANDLWRNQIGNVLTPPKDAKNFDMSNIKAVRLETGKEKRDVMISGLGFITIEAGAKVIVRVPKNVDVILRNSIM comes from the coding sequence TTGGATGAAACTTTAAAATGTATAGGCTGTGGGGCACCTCTTCAATCTGAAGATAAAAATGCGCCTGGTTATGTGCCAGAACATAATTTATTTAGAGATGATGTAATTTGTCAGCGCTGTTTTAGACTTAAGAACTATAATGAAATTCAAGATGTCGGGATGGATAGCGATGACTTTTTAAATTTATTAAACGGATTAGCCGATCGCAAAGGTATTATCGTAAACGTGGTAGATATCTTTGATTTCGAAGGTTCTTTTATCAATGCTATTAAGCGTATTGTAGGTAATAAAAAAATTATTTTAGCAGCTAATAAGTTGGATTTATTACCTAAACAAATAAATAAACGCCGTGTAAAAGAATGGCTAAAAAGAATAGCAAGAAAATACGGCTTAGAGGCTGAAGAAGTTGTATTAATCTCTGCCCACAAAGGTTGGGGAATTGATGATTTATTAGCTGCCATTGATCATCACCGTGATAACAGTGATGTCTATATCGTTGGGACAACAAATGTAGGGAAATCTACGCTTATTAATAAATTGATTGAACAAAGTGTTGGAGAAAAAGATGTTGTTACTACTTCAAGATTTCCAGGCACTACATTAGATATGATAGATATTCCACTTGATGAACGTACATTTATGTATGATACACCGGGTATTATACAAGCACATCAAATGACGCATTATGTAACTGAAAAAGAATTAAAAATAGTTGTACCTAAAAATGAAATTAAACAACGCGTTTTCCAACTAAACGAAGGACAAACACTGTTCTTTGGCGGTTTAGCAAGAATTGATTATGTCAGTGGAGGTAAACGTCCATTAGTTTGCTATTTCTCAAACGATTTAAATATTCATCGTACTAAAACTGAAAAAGCAAATGATTTATGGCGTAATCAAATTGGTAATGTGTTAACACCTCCAAAAGATGCTAAGAATTTTGATATGAGTAACATTAAAGCAGTCCGATTAGAAACAGGTAAAGAAAAAAGAGATGTGATGATATCTGGATTAGGCTTTATTACTATTGAAGCAGGCGCAAAAGTAATAGTTAGAGTTCCTAAGAATGTTGATGTAATATTACGTAACTCTATAATGTAA
- the aroE gene encoding shikimate dehydrogenase yields MKYAVIGDPISHSLSPIMHNANFHSLDINDSYEALHIPVERFDQIREIMEEKGISGFNITIPHKERIIPYLDEIDEQSETVGAVNTVKIVDGKWIGYNTDGLGYVTGLKQVYPDLENAYILILGAGGASKGIANELSKFVHPRLTVANRTMSRFESWTLDINAISLEQAETHLDEFDIIINTTPAGMDENKEHVISLKHLSPNTLVSDIVYIPYKTPFLEEAEAKGNQIYNGLDMFVYQGAESFKIWTGKQANIQVMKYAVLKNLKGE; encoded by the coding sequence ATGAAATATGCCGTAATAGGTGATCCAATCTCACATTCATTATCTCCAATCATGCATAATGCTAATTTTCATTCATTAGACATAAACGATTCATATGAAGCATTGCATATTCCAGTAGAACGTTTTGATCAAATCCGAGAAATTATGGAAGAAAAAGGCATTTCAGGTTTCAATATTACCATTCCACATAAGGAACGTATCATTCCTTATTTAGATGAGATTGATGAACAGTCAGAAACTGTAGGTGCAGTTAATACTGTGAAAATAGTTGATGGTAAATGGATTGGATATAATACTGATGGTCTAGGATATGTTACTGGTTTAAAACAAGTCTATCCAGATTTAGAAAATGCATATATTTTAATCTTAGGTGCTGGAGGAGCTAGTAAAGGCATTGCAAACGAGTTAAGCAAGTTTGTTCACCCAAGATTAACAGTTGCAAATAGAACTATGAGTCGTTTTGAATCTTGGACATTAGATATTAATGCGATTTCACTTGAACAAGCTGAGACTCATTTAGATGAATTCGATATTATTATTAATACTACGCCTGCTGGTATGGATGAGAATAAAGAACATGTCATTAGCTTAAAACATTTATCACCTAACACCTTAGTTAGCGATATTGTTTACATTCCTTATAAAACGCCTTTCCTAGAAGAAGCTGAAGCTAAAGGAAACCAAATTTATAATGGTCTAGATATGTTTGTCTATCAAGGCGCAGAAAGTTTTAAAATTTGGACTGGAAAACAAGCAAATATTCAAGTAATGAAATATGCAGTACTAAAAAATTTAAAAGGAGAATAA
- the yhbY gene encoding ribosome assembly RNA-binding protein YhbY translates to MLTGKQKRYLRSLAHNIDPIFQIGKAGINENMIAQIDDTLENRELIKIHVLQNNFDDKNELATALSEATNSEVVQVIGSMIVIYRESEENKEITLP, encoded by the coding sequence ATGCTTACAGGAAAACAAAAAAGATATTTAAGAAGTTTAGCTCATAATATTGATCCTATTTTTCAAATTGGTAAAGCAGGAATAAATGAAAATATGATTGCTCAAATCGATGATACCCTTGAAAATAGAGAACTTATTAAAATTCACGTATTACAAAATAACTTTGATGATAAGAATGAATTAGCAACTGCTTTAAGTGAAGCTACTAATAGTGAAGTTGTGCAAGTAATTGGTTCAATGATTGTGATTTACAGAGAATCTGAAGAAAATAAAGAAATCACTTTACCATAA
- a CDS encoding nicotinate-nucleotide adenylyltransferase, translating into MAKKIVLYGGQFNPIHTAHMLVANEVHSIIKPDKFYFLPSYMAPLKSHEDYLDAKYRMKMIEMVISELGFGEICEAELQRKGQSYTYDTLKDLVNIEPDVKLYFIIATDQYEQLDKWYKIEELKQLITFIIVNRGVDHQTVDEDMVSITIPRMDISSSMIRQRVKNKETINVLVPRKVNNYIREEGFYEN; encoded by the coding sequence ATGGCAAAAAAAATCGTTTTATATGGCGGTCAATTTAACCCAATTCATACTGCACATATGTTAGTAGCTAATGAAGTGCATTCTATTATTAAGCCTGATAAATTTTATTTTTTACCTAGTTATATGGCGCCTCTAAAAAGTCATGAAGATTATTTAGATGCGAAATATAGAATGAAAATGATTGAGATGGTAATAAGTGAACTTGGCTTTGGTGAAATTTGTGAAGCTGAATTACAAAGAAAAGGGCAAAGTTATACGTATGACACTTTAAAAGACCTAGTTAATATTGAACCTGATGTTAAATTATATTTCATCATTGCCACTGATCAATATGAGCAATTAGATAAATGGTATAAAATTGAAGAATTAAAACAGTTAATTACTTTTATTATTGTTAATCGTGGCGTAGATCATCAGACAGTTGATGAGGATATGGTTTCTATTACTATTCCTCGTATGGATATTAGTTCTTCTATGATTAGACAACGCGTAAAAAATAAAGAAACAATAAATGTCTTAGTCCCTCGAAAGGTTAATAACTATATTAGAGAGGAAGGATTTTATGAAAATTAA
- the yqeK gene encoding bis(5'-nucleosyl)-tetraphosphatase (symmetrical) YqeK, protein MKIKKAVELVKDKLPEKRFKHSLRVAETAVKLAEIYDGDKEKAELAGVLHDYCKYDDLSSMYQIVRQHDLDSELLSYGSEILHGPVCAAIMKSEYNIQDEEVLLAIKNHTTGRKEMTKTEKLVFIADYIEPGRKTPGVEEIRDMAYNQGSLDKTIYEISKRTVLFLIGKDITVFGATISCLNYYNYSDQRIKDD, encoded by the coding sequence ATGAAAATTAAAAAAGCTGTTGAATTAGTTAAAGATAAATTGCCTGAAAAAAGATTCAAACATTCATTAAGAGTCGCTGAAACAGCAGTTAAACTTGCTGAAATTTATGATGGTGACAAAGAAAAAGCAGAATTAGCAGGCGTCTTACATGATTATTGCAAGTATGATGATTTAAGTAGTATGTATCAAATCGTACGTCAACATGATTTAGATAGTGAATTATTAAGTTATGGCAGCGAGATCTTACATGGACCAGTGTGTGCAGCAATTATGAAATCTGAATATAATATTCAAGATGAAGAAGTATTATTGGCTATTAAAAACCATACTACTGGTCGTAAAGAAATGACTAAAACGGAAAAATTAGTTTTTATTGCTGATTACATTGAGCCTGGAAGAAAGACCCCCGGAGTTGAAGAAATCCGAGATATGGCATACAATCAAGGTAGCTTAGATAAAACAATTTATGAAATTTCTAAGCGAACAGTTTTATTTTTAATTGGTAAAGATATTACAGTATTCGGCGCAACGATTTCATGTTTAAACTATTATAATTATAGTGATCAAAGAATAAAGGATGATTAA
- the rsfS gene encoding ribosome silencing factor has protein sequence MNSEELLNIAVNATENKKAEDIVSLSMQGISDMTDYFVVCHGNNERQVQSIARAVKEAAHEQDIDVKRMEGYQSARWVLIDLADVVVHIFHKDERNYYNIEKLYQDAPIETYEQAVY, from the coding sequence ATGAATTCAGAAGAATTATTAAATATTGCTGTCAATGCGACAGAAAACAAAAAAGCGGAAGATATTGTTTCTCTTAGTATGCAAGGTATTAGTGATATGACTGATTACTTTGTAGTTTGTCATGGTAATAACGAAAGACAAGTACAATCAATCGCTAGAGCTGTTAAAGAAGCTGCTCATGAGCAAGATATCGATGTTAAGCGCATGGAAGGATATCAAAGTGCTCGTTGGGTATTGATTGATTTAGCTGATGTTGTAGTACATATATTCCATAAGGACGAACGTAATTACTATAATATTGAGAAATTATATCAAGACGCGCCAATAGAAACATACGAACAGGCAGTTTATTAA
- a CDS encoding class I SAM-dependent methyltransferase, producing the protein MTQYVEMSTVYDQLTLDQPYDKWFTIVKHYAQPFTDKPDLLDIGCGTGSLTSLLTSIGTVTGMDLSSDMLSIAANKSNQVTWLEGDMTDFTLNKTFNVITIFCDSLNYLPDDEEVLDTFNCVYNHLSDTGVFIFDVHTIFKMNTLFHNQCYIDETDDTFLAWEAVVGEVPYSVYHDMSFFIKNTDGSYHRFDESHYQRTFEEQHYRNLLKQAGFSQIETFVDFDINNHDENGERLFFVVHK; encoded by the coding sequence ATGACTCAGTATGTAGAAATGAGTACAGTATACGATCAATTAACTTTAGATCAACCATATGATAAGTGGTTTACTATAGTTAAACATTATGCCCAGCCTTTTACAGATAAACCTGATTTACTTGATATCGGCTGTGGTACAGGAAGTTTAACATCGTTGCTTACTTCTATTGGAACGGTTACGGGAATGGATTTAAGTAGTGACATGCTATCCATTGCTGCTAATAAATCTAATCAAGTAACTTGGTTAGAAGGAGATATGACCGATTTTACATTAAATAAAACGTTTAATGTCATAACAATATTTTGTGATTCACTGAATTACTTACCAGATGACGAAGAAGTACTTGATACATTTAATTGTGTATATAACCATCTATCAGATACTGGAGTTTTCATTTTTGATGTTCATACTATTTTTAAAATGAATACCTTATTCCACAATCAATGTTATATAGACGAAACTGATGATACTTTCCTTGCATGGGAAGCTGTTGTTGGAGAAGTGCCTTATAGTGTTTATCATGATATGAGCTTTTTCATAAAAAATACTGATGGAAGTTATCATAGATTTGATGAGTCTCACTATCAAAGAACTTTTGAAGAGCAACATTATCGTAATTTATTAAAACAAGCTGGCTTTTCTCAAATTGAAACATTTGTAGATTTTGATATTAATAATCATGATGAAAATGGTGAAAGACTATTTTTCGTCGTTCATAAATAA
- a CDS encoding helix-hairpin-helix domain-containing protein: MSFLFNNMTDIINFILKWKVQIIIAISVILVGIFLIFFKGEDNAETTLNNNLAKSSTNNSEMYKHGSNNQTKNENSASDSSDKKESENKTVLVDVKGAVEKPDVYEMKSSDRVNDVLKKAKLLKEADVTQINLSEKLTDQKMINVPSKNDTNKSSPSQITSAYTNGKSSSQSKVNLNTATESDLLNVPGIGPTKVKEILEYKQKNGQFNSVDNLKEIKGIGGKTFEKIKDYFTV; the protein is encoded by the coding sequence ATGAGTTTTTTGTTTAATAATATGACTGACATAATCAACTTCATTTTAAAATGGAAAGTTCAAATTATAATTGCAATTAGTGTTATCTTAGTTGGGATTTTCTTAATTTTTTTTAAAGGAGAGGATAATGCAGAAACAACATTGAATAATAATTTAGCAAAATCGTCAACTAATAATAGTGAAATGTATAAACATGGAAGTAACAACCAAACTAAAAATGAAAATTCTGCAAGTGATAGTTCAGATAAAAAGGAGTCAGAAAACAAAACCGTTTTAGTTGATGTCAAAGGAGCTGTCGAGAAACCCGATGTTTATGAAATGAAAAGCTCAGATAGAGTTAATGATGTGTTAAAAAAGGCTAAACTTTTGAAAGAGGCTGATGTAACTCAAATTAATTTATCTGAAAAGCTAACTGATCAAAAAATGATTAATGTTCCATCTAAAAATGATACAAATAAAAGTTCTCCAAGCCAAATCACTAGTGCCTATACAAATGGGAAATCTTCTTCACAAAGCAAAGTGAATTTGAATACTGCTACTGAAAGTGACCTTTTAAATGTTCCAGGTATAGGACCGACAAAAGTTAAAGAAATATTAGAATATAAACAAAAAAATGGTCAGTTTAATAGTGTTGATAATTTAAAGGAAATTAAAGGAATAGGAGGAAAAACTTTTGAGAAAATAAAAGATTACTTTACAGTTTGA
- a CDS encoding ComE operon protein 2, translated as MERIKWDEYFMAQSHLLALRSTCQRLSVGATIVKDNRIIAGGYNGSVAGEVHCIDEGCLIEDGHCIRTIHAEMNALLQCAKQGVSTEGATIYVTHFPCLNCTKSIIQAGITRIYYAQDYHNHEYALKLLAQSGIEHQQIDFSAEKVARYLLN; from the coding sequence ATGGAAAGAATCAAATGGGATGAATACTTTATGGCGCAAAGCCATCTACTAGCATTACGTTCAACTTGTCAACGTCTTTCAGTGGGAGCTACTATTGTAAAAGATAATAGAATCATTGCAGGTGGATATAATGGGTCAGTTGCAGGCGAAGTTCATTGTATCGATGAAGGGTGTTTAATCGAAGATGGTCATTGTATTAGAACCATTCATGCTGAAATGAATGCGTTACTTCAATGTGCCAAACAAGGTGTATCTACTGAAGGTGCAACTATTTACGTTACTCATTTCCCTTGCCTAAACTGTACTAAATCAATTATTCAAGCTGGTATTACTAGAATCTATTATGCCCAAGATTATCATAATCATGAGTATGCACTTAAATTGTTAGCTCAATCGGGAATAGAGCATCAGCAAATTGATTTTTCAGCTGAGAAAGTTGCTCGATATTTACTAAATTAA